The Theobroma cacao cultivar B97-61/B2 chromosome 1, Criollo_cocoa_genome_V2, whole genome shotgun sequence genome contains the following window.
AGATAAATTGGTCCTCTTTTGTTCACGATGATTGCCCTGAAAGCCATTTTTATGGGGTGATTGGATTAACTCCATGAAAGCACCTTTGTTTTCACCAGCAATTGTTATGACCCTCATGCTGGAATCCTCAGAATCTGAAGAAAACTTCTTGTCATGACCTTTCTCCTTTGTCTCCCCATTCTTGGACGGTTCTTTCATTCCATGCAGCAGAATGCTAGGCTTGTAAGTGTCACCGAGATCCTTTTGAGCAGTTACGACCCTTTCCGGTTTGGGCTTGTCAATTCTCGTTTGAACGAGCACAGTCTTTTGCTCTACCTCAACTGGGATCTTGGGTTCAAGCTCATCTCGAGCTTTCAACTGGGAAGGCGGGAGAATCAAAGGAGAAGGTGGCGGAGCAGTTGGTGGTTTGATCTTTGGTGATTGAATCGGAGATTGTGTGGCACGTTTGACTGCTGTTGTTGATGCTGGAGGGCTAGGCACACGAGTCGCGGTGGCAATAGAGGAGGCAGGTTTTTGGGTTGGAGAACTTGTCACTGATGATGTAGTTGGGGCTGTCTTGGCTGGAGAACTTGGCACAGAAGCAATAGTCACGACCGGCTTGGCTGGAGAAGTTGGCACAGAAGCAATAGTCACGACCGGCTTGGCTGGAGAAGTTGGCACAGAAGCAGTAGTCGCGACCGGCTTGGCTGGAGAAGATGGCACTGACGCAATTGTCGCTGATTTCGGTGGAGAAATAGTTGGCCCCGCCGCAGTTGCAGTTACAGTTGGCACGGTCCTCACTGGGGAACTAGGAACTGAAGAAGTGGAAGTTGTAGGTTTTCTATCAGCAGGGGAAGACGGCTGAGAAGCTCTGCCAACAGCAACAGGGGAAGGTGGAACCGAAGAAACGCCACCCACAGGTGGTGCAGCAGCGGCAGTTCCTTGAGGCTGAGCTACCGGCCTAAATGTAGGTCGAACAGCGGCTGGTCGTGGCGGGCCTGGAGCGGGTTCAGTGGGTGGAGGAGGGGCTTGGGGTGGGGTTGGCCTTGCTATGGATGCTAAACGAAACCAGGGACGAGCTGGGGCAGCTTGGCTCGACATAATGTGGAGAGGTTCTGAAAGATTTAGATCAAAGGGCTAATAACTCAATCAACTGGAAATGGTAAAAGAATGGACACAGGCATAAATGACGGCCAGGAAGTGTTTATATAGTAATCCAGGTTCAAGTACAAACAGGAATcgagagaaaaaccaaaaagaaaagttcatgTGAGGAAACTGCTTCAAGCTATGATCCACAtagaaggaaagagagagggGCTGGAATAAGAAAAGCATCGAATTTAATTTCAACAACACATACAGCTGCCAAAAGTTTAAGATCTTACGATAGGTATCAAATAAAGTAATtcacaagatttttcttttttttttcttaagcCAAGTTTCGACAGAATTTAGTTGAGTGACCGGGGATTcattgaattgaaaagttcAGCTCCTGCAGAATCCTCTACCGACGTCTTGTTTAGTTGTTTCGTCCATcagtttaatttttaacacACAATTCACATTTCCAACTTGCATTTAACCAGAGCctagaaagaaaacaaaataacttgTCCTTGTAATTTTGGAATACATGGCCGCGGATCGGATTGGACTATGTTCAATTGCTCATCCAACACGGCAATCTTAATTCCATTCTTTgcagaaatgaaaaatattcttgAATAAGGATTGTGGAATTCATGAAATATTATTAATCTGTAGCAACAacatttttaaaggaaaaagtgCTTCTTAACATTGAAATCTTCTTCCATCACAAAATTAAGATAGCTTGACTGATTTGTATAGCAAGTCGTGTTGAGTTTAATGGCTGCTCTCTTTCTCCCACAATCACTAACAGCCGTTCCCTTTCCATGAATGAGCTGGGTCGCATATTCAGCCTGTGCTTTTTACGGCCGCACTCACGCATGTTGCTAACAGTTCACTGCACAAAAACTTCTTCAACGATTCTTTACATCCGGCTTAGATTTCACACAACTAACTGTAACCAAGATTCTTGCAATGACAGGAGAAAATTAAAGCCGTTGCTGTCTGTTTCTTCCTTTTGACTTTGCGTGCTCAGATTGGCGAGAACAGATTTTGATGCTATCTTCttctactactactactactactttAACTCTCTTTctgaactttttctttttaggaTCCTTCAGTGTCTTTCACGTACGGATGGGGTTGTTTTAATGTTATTATGTTAACGAAGACTATTAGTCTTTCTAGTAACTTTGACTTGAGCAACCAAGAACATTTGACAATTGCAGTAATTTAGCTGTCTGATTCCGACTGTAACATCAACCCTTGTCTCCATCCATTGTTGCCAAAGAGAAGAAACGAATTCTTAAGGTGGGACCTTGGAATATCAGTgttcttttacttttgtttttttaattaatcagCTGTCAAAGATGAAATGTAGTGTTTACTAAGCCAAACTTAAAGTAGAAtccaataattaaatattagttctcataatcTGATGAGGCCATACCATCTTTTGTTACAAATGTTTCATtcaataaacttttatttttgtaggAATCAGTACTTCCACATGAAACACTACAAGCTTTACAATGTTTGAGTCTTTCTCATCTTTAAATAATGAATTCATTAATATTTATGATATCTTACCAAAAGGTAGATTAAAGTAGCAATGGTTCTGTAGCAGTGGTACTAATATTACTACAAATAATGACAATAATAATGTCAAAACCCATATATCCCCTCTGAAAAATGCATATAGCCATATACTTTGTAGGTTTAACTGCCAACCCCCTCTCCTATTTCTATTAGGGCCTGCAATGGAAAACAGCGTGGGCTATAGAGTTGGTTGATTTATAGATTCCCGAGATGAAACTAAACCTATTATGAATTCTCAATGGACTCGTGCTATTTCTCAATGCATTTGAGCATGTGATCATGTGCCTAAAAGGGATCAAAGTAACGAATAAGCATACTGGtattaattccttgaaattccAAGCTGAATATAAATGACAACTGGCTCAGAATAGTTACAGATCCAAACACTCGAATCATAAATGCACCGATGTACTTCATTATATACTTAATTGTCAAGTTATTTGCTGGTATTAAAACGGGGAGAAAGACAGGACCAGAGAAGAAAACTGAAGTTGTTAATGAGAAGAAAGTCCTAAGCTTATAGAATAAACAGAGCAGGCAAGAGTGGTCATTATTGCAAGGTCTGTACTTCAAGGCCATTTAGTGAAttcaaaaactttgaaaacTATCTCTATACCTGTGGGAATTTGCCAAATAAAAAGTGTAACATTTACTGCATTCAATGCAATGTGAAGGCTCCTTGCAGTCTCACTCCCTTTCTGCATTGATGGCACTAGCGCTGCAGCTGCAGCCCATAGCACTGTAATGGCTGTAAAACAAACACCAAGCCAACAAGGTGGAGTCATATGCTACTCACTGGAAACTATTTGGGGTCAGCTACATAAATCTTGCATTCCTATTTGTCATCATATAGTTTGTGAAAAGAGAACTCAGAATTTAAAAAGGTACCTGTTCCAGCAAACAAATGGGGGCCTGGGAAGAGCTTTCCTGTTCTAAACCATGTGTTGACACCTCCACTGACAGCCTCAAGAACCCCAAATCCTAGCAGTATCGATCCTGCATTGTAGTGCCTATCCCTGTAAGACCCTTTCAGCAACTCCTTCCTCTCCTGAAGTTAAATTACAAATGACCATTAAAGGAACATTAAAGGGTGGGAAGTCAACCATATCTTCGGAGAAAAGAATCAATTCGCAGATAGTCTTGCGAAAGAAGGGGTCAGACGACAGGAGGATTTGTTGAATGTCTTTGAGTAAGTCTTTAAGGTGTGAAGAGGCCGGAAATACCTTTCTTCCTTTGAACGGCTGCGTCGAGAACTCAAGCTTCAGGTTTGATTGTTTCTCTCTGTTGCTTGTTGACGTTTATTTGGCTGAGATGTTTTGGTTTATGAGACAAGGTCTGTGCTATGGAACTCTGAGTTATTGATCAGATTGCAAGCTTGCTGTTTTTCCTATCAGGAATGATCTCTGAAGGGGCCGGCTTTGTTTATAACTTTTTGTGGCTACTTGCAGTTTCTGATTTTGTTTGAGTTTTGTATATAGATGataggggttttttttttggagttCTTTGTAAGCTGGCTTTCTTTTGGCAGGATGACAACATGATTTTGTATTCCAGGGAACCTCTTCCTTGTTTTCTGATAATGAAGTCCACTAATTtgccaaaaacaaaattacaaaTGACCAGATAGTTTTCAGGACGTTGAACAGAAACCACTTAGTATAGTACGAATTTCAACTTGCTACAACTTGCAGTAATCAGCTAGTATTCACATATACGTTGTAGCTAGCTATGATCCATTATCCTACATATCACCAAGAGAATTCTGATATTTCTGTTAAGTGGGGTTATCTCGTATCAGTAAAGTTCAGAGTATGTCGTGACCTTATATTCAGGTTGGGCACGACAATTTTAGCCTTTTATGTTGGATGCTTAACAATCTCACTTTGTCAATTGCAAAGGAGATATCATTATATTATCACACAGCACTTCTGTTAATTCATTGACGGAACTAGGATATGAAATCTTGACTTAATGCTGAAACTGGGATTTGCAAATTTGCaactatatataaatattgttgTTGTAATCAAGCAAACCTCAGTGAGTTGCTGAATCTTGAGTTCCACGGGAGATGGAGCTGCTTCCACAGGTTTCCCTTCTGGGGTAACTGGAGTGGGCTTCACTTGTTTCTTGAGCTCATTAATCTCATTCTGGATGGTCCTGACTCGCCTCCATTGCCAACCCAAGTACCCAGCCCACAAAGTGTAAAAGAACAAACCACCCATGACAATGGGATGTAAAAGTGCAAAACTTCTTCCCTCCAAAATCCCAAACTCTCCATCAACAGCAAGAGCATCCTGTTCGTTCGTTAGAAAACCACATTAACAAAGTGAACAAATCTACTCCAAAAtcgaaaatgaaaaataacgAAAGTGGAGGAGTATCGTTCTTACCTTTGTGTCCAAGAAGAAGGGCAATGCAAGCGTTGTGAGGGGAAGAGAAGCTGATTTTAGGCTATCGATGGTTTCTGTGAAGAGTTTTGGAGGGTTAATTGACTCATTGGAGATAATTTTCTTTGTGGGGTTTGAAAGAAGTGGTAGTTTGGGTTGAGGATAGTGTGGCTTTGGTGGTAGAAAGGGGAGTTTCAGTAAGCTGAGTGTGGCTGCCATGCGCTCTCTGTCTTTAGGGAGGGGCAGAGACAGAGAAAAGGGGATAACGAAACGGGTCTAAGAAAAGATAAGGAACAGAGATTGCAGGGTGTGTTTGGCAGTGATGTCATGTGGCTTGCTCTGCTTTGCTTTTGCCTGTAACATGGACCCTGCTATTAACCTTTTTAGGCCCGAGACCTGACCTGGATCACTCTCAAGTAACAACAGCAGAACCCTTTACCAGTTGGGCTGCACTTCACTTGACAAACGTGTGTGGATGTCAGACATTGTTTGGCGAATCGCTAGAAGCTCCCACCATGGTTTCGCAGCGTGGAATCAAGTCATATCGGAATAACTCAATCATTGGTTCATGATGAATAATAGTGCTCGAAAATTCTACCAGGACATGACATTCGTGTTACTAGTGTTTTCCATGTCcagcattttctttttaaatctTGCTTACTTCTTTGCAAGATAAAGCCAAAGAATCAAATCTGTTCCCAGGGGTCTGTAGAGAAAATTTACCCAATGCCGCTAGACTCGAATTTTCTAATTCCTCTACCACATTCTGACACTTTTGGGCAATTTGAAATTCCACACAAGATGTTGGAGACTTTCTTCCAAATTTAGCTAATTATGAGCCGAAAACCTATGCATGCAATCAGGGATATGTGGGCAACTAAAACAAAGATTGGGCCGGTACGAGGTTGCAAGTTGCAGCATCAAATGCAGAAACCCATCAACGCTCATCTCTGGGTTTTACAAGATCATTGAGCCCATCATGTATGTGTACACTTAACACTAAGACTAGGGGTCGCGGATTTGCTTTGTCAAACCAGGCCGAAAAGCCTGTTAGGTTGGTATTAGCCAACTATTTTATATTCCTCTCGAGTGACGGCTGTGCTAGCTGCCGATGATCTGATCGGTGTTGGCCACCATTTCGTTGAATCGGCAATCTAGATAACAACTGAACAGCAAGACTATGTTTTAGCAGCAGCCgccattcttcatttttagATTTGATCCTATTAATTAAGTGCAATTATAGGTAGAAACTCAATATAGAATGTGCTCTTTGCACCGTGCATTTGGAGTCCACgattattcaaaaatattagGCAATAGGCCTGCCTAACCAGGCTGCCAAAGAAACCGGTAGGTTTAGTCGGCTAAACGCACCAAACAGTCAAAGGCATGCTCAAggtcattttccatgctttcTTTCTCATACTAATTAAATTCGCAAAGAGCGAATGGCGAATCAAATAAAGTAGGCTAGGGGAACGACTCGCTTGCAGCAGTGGCAGGTAAAGAATTGGTCGATTTACACAAAACACATAACAGCACTGATCAAAATTAGTATTACTAATAATCCATCAttcatttcttaattattCTGCACAATCAAATCACGCACACAATTTCCCAACAAATTGCACCAATTTTAACATAATTAGCTAGCCTCTCTTAATTATTTACGCTATTTGGTGTCTTGTTTGGCAAGTATACAAAATTTGGCCACATCGCAGAATGGTTACCGATCATATCATGTGTTGATGAGGGCGCCGGGCTGATTTCTTTGTCTCTACCTAATTGGTCGATGATGATATATTAGGTTACTTGTAGCCACAACCATTGCAAATCCGACAGTCCCCTTCTTCTCATATTTCACTTTCAGCATTAGAATCTCTTCAATTATATCCTCTAGTCTGGATGTTTCGTTCATAATCACAATTATCCCAACACAAAAGGGAAAATCATGTACCAGGAACAATCATGCtttgcaaaaacaaaattggcaaaaaaacaaaaaaagaaaaggatgaaaaaaaattcttaaataatttagctGGCTCTGCTAACCCAAAAAACCATGAGTGGACTGCATGAAATGGAGATGAGCAGGGCCGTGAAAATGCCAAGCAGCCTATGGATGGAGACTGGGGTTGGAAAAGAACTGCTCGATTTCACGTCACATGCAGCCAAGATTTCAGTCCAGAGATTATTTGGGATACTCTTGAATCGTCGTATGCACTGTTTCTCCATGGTCGATCTTTGAAAACAAAGTTGGAAGCCTAGCTAGCAGTCCAGTTGTTAAGCGTCAGATATAACTGTTCAGATGGTTTTAGCAAGTGATGGCATTATCAGCTTATATAAAACTGGTAAACCTAGCTACTTGTCTAGCACAActtggattttttttggctACCGATTTTGACAGTACTTCTTATATTGGTTGAGAAGAGCGAGACATCAGTTTTGCTTTCAAGAAAAGTTTAATATCATATGCATATATGGAAtcattttattcatcaaatataagctctaattatttttccattcatatcaattaagtaaatttaaattgtaataTATACGGAGATCCCCAAGGTactaaactaatttttagaGTTTAAAACTTATACCTAGATTTTAGATTTCAATCAtagaaaagaatatatatatatatatatgaatttatagaatgaaaattttgaaacttttttcctttaattctTCTGCTTAGGTGACTTGACCTTATATTCGGGACTTGACTTAATGCAAATAATTATTCTAAAGTAGATCATTAAAGCCTAATTTCaactcctttttcttttttttatattaattaaaaaagcaAGACTTGTTTTTCGCTTTGTACTCCTATGGAAGTAGAAAAACTTAAAATGCAgccttaattaattaataccaTATAAAATTAATCACCGCTCTTAACAAAATCTGGAAATCTTGATGGCTGTGATTTATCAATCATTTTCCTCTTTAtcaagattaattaatttttaggtaaTATGTGTAATAGGGCCCTATAGGCGTCACGCATAAAAATGCTGTTCGTAATTGCCCCAACAACAAGCACAACCAAGTCCTAAAAAAAGCGACCAATCAAAGTAGAAAATTCGAGCttgcaaatttaaaattgaggTTGACACTTCACAATTTGATGGAGAatatattcatttttcaaaaattccatCGAGCAATGCCGTGGGAATTTCGTGGGGACATAAAGGAAAGTTTCAAATTTAAGCCTcggataaaattaaaaaagaaaaaagaaacaatgcTTATCAGTTATTTCTTAACCTTTTAGATTTAATCATGCTACCCACAAAGTTAATCTCTTTGTAAAAGTGCCTTtgaaataatcaaattttatttattaagaattaagaaaaggaaacagGAACAAAAATTGCAATCATTCTCATTCCGCGTAAGAAAAAGGTATTGACAAGTATGACCATGCAAAAGGAGAAATAAAGTCTGATCATGTCCAACGTAATAAccttttgaaaaatataataaagagTTGGCCACTTTGCCTTTTCGACTTTGACAAATTTTGCGTATTGCTGTAGTTTGATGCCCGTTTGTTCCCAGTTGAAGCTGTGCTTCTTGTAAAAGATTTAGTCGGTAAAGGTGATAATCAGTCAAATTAAGCAGTTGAGTAAGCTAATTACTCTGTGCCCCCATCCACATGGagaaattttaatcaaaagaaGATTAATTTTCTTGTCTTCTGAGAATTGTAAAGAAATATTATAGAGAATATTCGAATCCCCAGCAAATTACATAAATTAGTTTTCGTAAGTTAGTTTGCTTAATTGATTTAATAGTTATTGGACTAATCTAGTATTTTGGGATGAGAGGAAAGACACGTGAGTCCCGTTTGTTaaacaaatgaataaattaaaaatttgatgcAATCCAAGTAAGTTAGggtattaaaatacattttagCCTTTTGAAGCACCCTTGCAGTCATGTGGCCATAAATACTTGGATTAGGTTGAAtgtgatttctttcttttgtttaatatAGATTAACTCTTGAAAACACTTTGATCAAAAGGGTGTTTCCATTGAATGGGTGCAGGCAAGATATTGTAAACTAAGGTAAGTAACATGTAATGTACCTTAAATGGTAATACTAATTAATTACGCAGATCTAATTGGTTTTAGCGTATGTAGCTACAAACAATATTTACAAATTTACAATACATATATAGGAAAACGAGATTAACATGAAGATATATTAATTTGAAGTTGAAGTTTGATATTAGAAGTTTTATATAAGAATCCTAAAATAAAGAATGGATTTGCAAAGCTATTTTTTATCTTGTGCAAAAtcacttttatatatatatatatatatatatatataaagaatgAATGTcataagatatttttttttgaaaaacatgttgcattttctcaaataataaagtatgtatttatattatttaatttattttttattaagaacgggttaaatttatttgatcttgataaaatgataatattgtTATCTATAACATGATCTAATAAAATAAGTTAATACTCCAATATTAAATATGGGTTTAGGAATACAGCCCTTTATAAACTTTAAATCTTATAATAGATAAAGTTTAAAGATTCGCTATATAAAGGAAAAGTCAtagctttttttatttgtttatatacaaacattaaaattcttatccATTAAAAAGAGGAGGATCATAATGTATtgaaaaacccaaaattaattggatcaaatattatttttattgtcaaAACATGTGAATCAAGTaagtttttgtattttaaatgattttggtaTTCACATTTTgaaaaacatcaaaataaaatagatatcAATTTCATAGAAGCAACTAAGGATGAAACCACATTACCTCTTAATGAAAACGAATTGCATCATTAAATCTATATGTCACACACGGGTCAATTATATTTTGCTTTTTGGCAGACCAAAGGCCACGAAAACAAAactcaataataataataataataatatatttgcTTGGCCCAGACGTGTGGGGAGAAGGCAAGTAGTTTCACTGGAACTCCTTAATAGGAACGTAagcaaataaattcatattatTTTGGTTGTCCCTGACAAGTAGGCTGGAACCAGAGTTCAAGACGCAGatacaaaaagaagaaattccTCAATTCATTATCCTGCCCCTCAACCAAATCCCTTCCCCCATCCGAACCTcctacaaaataaattaaaaacgtagcatattcctttttttttattcataaaactcCATCTCTCTCTAATTGCTTCGATTTTGAGTGTTGACCTATCTAAGGTTGCCGGGAAGCGGCCGTATCTCgccaaaatttttatttattatctttttattgttttcctTTGCGGTTCTTTAAAAATAGCCCCTAtctttcaatcttcttaaatTCGTGTTTTcacttctttccttttcctggTAAACATGTTTTTCTTTCCCGGAAGAAGGAAAATTTCCCCTTAATATCCTTCCTCCATTAGGTTTCTCCATCTCGATTCTGGAAAACCATGACGATTCTGTATAACccattttttctcttgttgatAGCTTTCATTTCCCTGTTTCTTTTCCGGGTTGTTTTGATCAAGACCGGGCTGATTTATATTGTTAAGAAAAAGTGGTGTTTCATCCAAGATTGCTTCCATGTCTACCAATTCTTCAAAGTCTCAGAATTCAACGAAAGCATGCAAAGGAACCAACTTTATCACAAAGTTTTGGTttatctaaattctctcactTCCATTGAAGATTCGGATTTCACCAATCTCTTCACCGGTAAAAAGCCTAATGAAATCGTCCTCCGTCTCGACCGCAACCAGGTAATCGAGGATGATTTTTTGGGTGCCAAGATTTTTTGGATTAACGAAGACAAAACTTTGGTGTTGAAGATTCGAAAAGCCGATAAACGAAGAGTTCTCCGGCCTTATCTCCAACATATCCACACGGTTTTCGATGAACTTGATGAGAAAAAACGAGACTTGAAGCTTTACATGAACGTCCGTCATCATCACGATGATCAGAACGGACGGTGGAGATCTGTTCCTTTCACGCATCCTTCAACGTTTGAAACAATAGCTATGGAATCTGACCTTAAAAGCAAAGTCAAATCTGATCTCGACTCTTTTCTCAAAGCCAAACAGTATTATCATAGGCTGGGTCGTGTTTGGAAACGGAGCTATCTCCTCTACGGCCCTTCAGGTACCGGAAAATCAAGCTTTGTCGCGGCTATGGCTAATTTCTTGTGTTACGATGTTTACGACATTGACTTGTCCAAAGTTTCGGATGATTCCGACCTTAAATTCCTCTTGTTACAAAGCACGACCAAGTCCGTGATTGTCATCGAGGATCTGGACCGGTATTTGGCCGATAGATCAACGGCCGTGAGTTTATCaggaattttaaattttatggaTGGGATTTTAAGCTCCAGCTGCGGCGAAGAAAGAGTCATGGTCTTCACAATGAACGGCAAAGATAACGTTGACCCGGCGATTCTTAGACCGGGAAGAATTGATGTTCATATACATTTTCCTTTATGTGATTTTACGGCTTTCAAAACGCTGGCCAATAGTTACCTGGGGCTCAAGGATCATAAGCTGTTCCCGCAGGTAGAGGAGATTTTCCAAAACGGGGCAAGTTTAAGCCCGGCTGAGATTGGGGAGTTAATGATCGCGAACCGGAATTCGCCGAGCCGGGCTTTGAAGTCGGTTATCAACGCTTTGCAAACGGACGGTGATGGGAGGGGAGCTTTGAACATCGGACGGCGGTTGGGTGAGAATGGGTCGAGGAAATCGGTTGAGGAAATTGGTGAACCGAGCGGGGTTTTTTGTAAGGAAGGTGGTGCCCATGCAGTTAGGGAGTTTAAGAAATGGTACGGTTTGTTGAGGGTAAAAAGTAGTAGGAAATCTCAGTCGTTCGATCTTAGTAGCGGGCAAAAGGAGGGCTGATGATGAACTCTGATCACACTGGACCGGAAGCTTAGCTTGTAGTATTGGTGAATTTTCAGCTAGATTTTTTTACTCTTAATAGCAGAATTAGAATTTGATTCTGATAAATGTTGTAGGAGTATATTCTCTTACCCCATTTTGTTACTTTTATAGTAGCTTTTTTAATTGCCTCCAAACATGTACATAATAGCATTagattgatgatatttttgtaCTTTGAAAGGAAATGCATTCAATCTCACTTCCAAGCAACTTTGGGCCTAATTTCTTTCGAATTTGGAAACAGGT
Protein-coding sequences here:
- the LOC18613926 gene encoding vegetative cell wall protein gp1 isoform X1 — protein: MSSQAAPARPWFRLASIARPTPPQAPPPPTEPAPGPPRPAAVRPTFRPVAQPQGTAAAAPPVGGVSSVPPSPVAVGRASQPSSPADRKPTTSTSSVPSSPVRTVPTVTATAAGPTISPPKSATIASVPSSPAKPVATTASVPTSPAKPVVTIASVPTSPAKPVVTIASVPSSPAKTAPTTSSVTSSPTQKPASSIATATRVPSPPASTTAVKRATQSPIQSPKIKPPTAPPPSPLILPPSQLKARDELEPKIPVEVEQKTVLVQTRIDKPKPERVVTAQKDLGDTYKPSILLHGMKEPSKNGETKEKGHDKKFSSDSEDSSMRVITIAGENKGAFMELIQSPHKNGFQGNHREQKRTNLSRTISDGSDYQSYSSSEEGVRKVKDKSNTSRTMPMNAFMNSNVQGVNNSIVYNSSCTHHDPGVHLSLLRKPSGGGFQVKERTNGYNS
- the LOC18613926 gene encoding vegetative cell wall protein gp1 isoform X2 encodes the protein MSSQAAPARPWFRLASIARPTPPQAPPPPTEPAPGPPRPAAVRPTFRPVAQPQGTAAAAPPVGGVSSVPPSPVAVGRASQPSSPADRKPTTSTSSVPSSPVRTVPTVTATAAGPTISPPKSATIASVPSSPAKPVATTASVPTSPAKPVVTIASVPSSPAKTAPTTSSVTSSPTQKPASSIATATRVPSPPASTTAVKRATQSPIQSPKIKPPTAPPPSPLILPPSQLKARDELEPKIPVEVEQKTVLVQTRIDKPKPERVVTAQKDLGDTYKPSILLHGMKEPSKNGETKEKGHDKKFSSDSEDSSMRVITIAGENKGAFMELIQSPHKNGFQGNHREQKRTNLSRTISDGSDYQSYSSSEEGVRKVKDKSNTSRTMPMNAFMNSNVQGVNNSIVYNSSCTHHDPGVHLSLLRKPSGGGFQVKERTNGYNS
- the LOC18613927 gene encoding uncharacterized protein LOC18613927, which produces MAATLSLLKLPFLPPKPHYPQPKLPLLSNPTKKIISNESINPPKLFTETIDSLKSASLPLTTLALPFFLDTKDALAVDGEFGILEGRSFALLHPIVMGGLFFYTLWAGYLGWQWRRVRTIQNEINELKKQVKPTPVTPEGKPVEAAPSPVELKIQQLTEERKELLKGSYRDRHYNAGSILLGFGVLEAVSGGVNTWFRTGKLFPGPHLFAGTAITVLWAAAAALVPSMQKGSETARSLHIALNAVNVTLFIWQIPTGIEIVFKVFEFTKWP
- the LOC18613928 gene encoding AAA-ATPase At2g46620 gives rise to the protein MTILYNPFFLLLIAFISLFLFRVVLIKTGLIYIVKKKWCFIQDCFHVYQFFKVSEFNESMQRNQLYHKVLVYLNSLTSIEDSDFTNLFTGKKPNEIVLRLDRNQVIEDDFLGAKIFWINEDKTLVLKIRKADKRRVLRPYLQHIHTVFDELDEKKRDLKLYMNVRHHHDDQNGRWRSVPFTHPSTFETIAMESDLKSKVKSDLDSFLKAKQYYHRLGRVWKRSYLLYGPSGTGKSSFVAAMANFLCYDVYDIDLSKVSDDSDLKFLLLQSTTKSVIVIEDLDRYLADRSTAVSLSGILNFMDGILSSSCGEERVMVFTMNGKDNVDPAILRPGRIDVHIHFPLCDFTAFKTLANSYLGLKDHKLFPQVEEIFQNGASLSPAEIGELMIANRNSPSRALKSVINALQTDGDGRGALNIGRRLGENGSRKSVEEIGEPSGVFCKEGGAHAVREFKKWYGLLRVKSSRKSQSFDLSSGQKEG